A genome region from Schaalia sp. 19OD2882 includes the following:
- a CDS encoding P22 phage major capsid protein family protein, producing the protein MALQHFIPEVWSASILENFHNQAVFTGLTNREYEDALSSGSKVHIPGIVDVRVKDYKTGVVPKPGGGGTIPRTTAPDALADTGIDLVVDQEKSFDFLVDDIDRTQAAASFDAYTRSAAIGLVEDAEAFLTALVTANGTVMPGTVAVTDWPSAYAAVLATRGALSAAKVPQSDRVLFINAAFEQGLLADGSKLTAFDTSNSTDGLREAAIGRLLGFDVVTSPWMDNAKPTAIGVHKPSVAYVSQIDRIEAMRSEEKFADRVRGLHVYGAAILRPTAVQVYKGA; encoded by the coding sequence ATGGCTTTGCAGCACTTCATTCCCGAGGTCTGGTCCGCATCCATCCTCGAGAACTTCCACAACCAGGCGGTCTTCACCGGCCTGACCAATCGCGAGTACGAGGACGCCTTGTCGTCGGGCTCGAAGGTGCACATCCCGGGGATCGTTGACGTGAGGGTCAAGGACTACAAGACCGGGGTCGTTCCCAAACCTGGTGGTGGCGGAACGATTCCGCGCACGACCGCACCGGACGCCCTCGCTGACACGGGCATTGACCTGGTCGTCGATCAGGAGAAGTCTTTCGATTTCCTGGTCGACGACATCGACCGCACACAGGCGGCGGCGTCCTTCGACGCCTACACGCGCTCGGCGGCCATCGGCCTGGTCGAGGATGCCGAGGCGTTCCTGACCGCTCTGGTCACTGCGAACGGGACGGTGATGCCGGGCACGGTGGCCGTCACCGATTGGCCGTCTGCCTACGCAGCCGTCCTGGCCACCCGTGGCGCGCTGTCGGCGGCCAAGGTCCCCCAGTCGGATCGTGTCCTGTTCATCAATGCGGCGTTCGAGCAGGGTCTGCTCGCCGACGGATCGAAGCTGACCGCGTTCGACACCTCCAACTCGACCGATGGTCTGCGCGAGGCGGCGATCGGGCGCCTGCTGGGCTTCGACGTGGTGACCTCCCCGTGGATGGACAACGCCAAGCCCACAGCGATCGGCGTTCACAAGCCTTCGGTCGCCTACGTCTCCCAGATCGACAGGATCGAGGCGATGCGGTCGGAGGAGAAATTCGCCGACCGTGTGCGCGGCCTGCACGTCTACGGCGCCGCGATCCTGCGCCCCACCGCTGTCCAGGTCTACAAGGGGGCCTGA
- a CDS encoding phage portal protein, producing the protein MPKTMDQWVSFLTERMDKARPRIDRLRGYTNGNAPLPEMGPNLRKSWAAFQRRALANSAALIVDSLAERIHPNGILVGNSPDSPLAEQARRIWRDNRLDVAFQDAARDAFTVGVGYMLETVDDNGEAVVTRERPEQFYAEPDPVRPWKARAAVKVWRTMSDHTDHMVVWVDGVCAEYARDSYGRDAKLIERVRGDWNITRLSEYAGDPPVILLVNKDEMGEFEAHTGIIDRINTGILYRLVTMAMQTYRQRALKASSPDAPGLPDTDEKGDQIDYQAIFEPGPGALWELPPGVEIWESQTVDLTPMLSAVKDDWRELAGATRTPLSAMLPDAANQSASGAEQPMAQLVSKAEDRIRRFKPALAVMLVRALQIEGAQLDGATVEAKFAPPATISMTERYAAAAQARGAGEALETIQENILGYSPEQIAQDKQRRAEEQMALALGLQAAQGVTPQPKSGGQLAPIGSADVSSRAARVG; encoded by the coding sequence ATGCCGAAGACGATGGACCAGTGGGTCTCCTTCCTCACCGAGCGGATGGACAAGGCGCGTCCCAGGATCGACAGGCTGCGCGGCTACACCAACGGCAACGCTCCCCTACCGGAGATGGGGCCGAACCTGCGCAAGTCATGGGCGGCCTTCCAGCGGCGCGCCTTGGCAAACTCGGCCGCTCTCATCGTCGATTCCCTGGCCGAGCGCATCCATCCGAACGGGATCCTCGTCGGCAACTCACCTGATTCGCCCCTCGCGGAACAGGCGCGACGGATCTGGCGGGACAACCGCCTTGACGTCGCTTTCCAGGACGCAGCTCGCGATGCCTTCACCGTCGGCGTCGGCTACATGCTGGAGACCGTCGACGACAACGGGGAAGCCGTCGTCACACGGGAACGGCCGGAGCAGTTCTACGCCGAGCCGGACCCGGTCCGCCCGTGGAAAGCCCGGGCCGCCGTCAAGGTCTGGCGAACCATGTCGGACCACACCGACCACATGGTCGTGTGGGTCGACGGCGTCTGCGCCGAATACGCGCGCGACTCATACGGCAGGGACGCCAAACTCATCGAACGTGTCCGCGGAGACTGGAACATCACCCGGCTCTCCGAGTACGCAGGAGACCCGCCCGTCATCCTCCTGGTCAACAAGGACGAGATGGGTGAGTTCGAGGCCCACACGGGCATCATCGACCGCATCAACACCGGCATCCTCTACCGCCTCGTCACAATGGCGATGCAGACCTACAGGCAGCGCGCCCTCAAGGCCTCCTCGCCAGACGCCCCTGGCCTGCCGGACACGGACGAGAAGGGCGACCAGATCGACTACCAGGCGATCTTCGAACCCGGCCCAGGCGCCCTGTGGGAACTCCCACCTGGCGTGGAGATCTGGGAATCCCAGACCGTCGACCTCACCCCCATGCTCAGCGCCGTGAAGGACGACTGGCGCGAACTCGCAGGCGCCACCCGCACCCCGCTCTCCGCGATGCTCCCAGACGCCGCGAACCAGTCCGCATCAGGAGCCGAACAGCCCATGGCGCAACTCGTCTCCAAGGCAGAGGACCGCATCCGCCGCTTCAAGCCCGCGCTCGCGGTCATGTTGGTGCGCGCTCTGCAGATCGAGGGCGCGCAGCTGGATGGCGCGACGGTCGAGGCGAAGTTCGCTCCGCCGGCGACGATCAGCATGACGGAGCGGTACGCGGCTGCTGCGCAGGCCAGGGGTGCTGGCGAGGCGTTGGAGACGATTCAGGAGAACATCCTGGGGTATTCGCCTGAGCAGATTGCGCAGGACAAGCAGCGGCGCGCGGAAGAGCAGATGGCTCTGGCGCTCGGCCTGCAGGCCGCGCAGGGGGTGACTCCTCAGCCGAAATCTGGTGGGCAGCTGGCCCCGATCGGCTCCGCTGACGTGTCTTCACGGGCTGCGAGGGTGGGCTGA
- a CDS encoding DUF4145 domain-containing protein: MDRIEVRTILEASDHQAEWLPVRGLGRRFVDVPHPICDAASEAYACYSIRSYRAAILLARSVIEAVAKDKGLTSGTLSSKIDHLAEVAELPGLLVETAHEIRHLGNEMALGDFVADVTEEECDDVLAFMSSLLQYIYQMPAHLTRYREAREARRANGRDGR; the protein is encoded by the coding sequence ATGGACCGCATCGAGGTGCGGACAATCCTGGAGGCGTCCGACCACCAGGCTGAGTGGCTGCCGGTTCGCGGCCTGGGGAGGAGGTTCGTCGACGTGCCACATCCGATCTGCGATGCCGCGTCCGAGGCGTACGCCTGCTACTCGATCCGCTCGTACAGGGCAGCGATCCTTCTCGCGCGATCAGTCATTGAGGCTGTCGCGAAGGACAAGGGCCTGACATCAGGCACACTCTCCTCGAAGATCGACCACTTGGCCGAGGTGGCCGAGCTGCCGGGCTTGCTGGTTGAGACCGCTCACGAGATCCGCCACCTCGGCAACGAGATGGCGCTCGGAGACTTCGTCGCTGACGTCACCGAGGAGGAATGCGACGACGTGCTCGCGTTCATGTCGTCCCTGCTTCAGTACATCTACCAGATGCCCGCGCACCTGACCCGATACCGGGAAGCACGTGAAGCCAGGCGCGCGAACGGAAGAGACGGGCGCTGA
- a CDS encoding phosphoesterase, whose amino-acid sequence MRAPDGIEWLTVAEVADRMGIDACRVRQWIARGRVQSVLVAGRRWVRWPDAMAQEKRGRHASRPHAGAH is encoded by the coding sequence GTGCGAGCGCCTGACGGGATCGAGTGGCTGACGGTGGCCGAGGTCGCCGACCGCATGGGCATCGACGCGTGCAGGGTCAGGCAGTGGATCGCACGGGGCAGGGTCCAGTCGGTCCTGGTTGCGGGCCGCCGCTGGGTGCGCTGGCCAGACGCAATGGCGCAGGAGAAGCGGGGTCGCCACGCTTCTCGTCCGCACGCGGGGGCACACTGA
- a CDS encoding HNH endonuclease: MSVPGADARSTNEVFGYIVRLATLSAKHMTDYVLDMGTAVMFANGNLAVLEQAVAAGLLEYIEVDGARKVRLIDDPAFIHIRLKEDVEHDRQQNNDTRNPNLKGPVILRDGDTCRWCGKHVTWSGPHGKYKATIDHLEPGKPGTVDTMVVACMPCNSARQQDDMGTWSTYHQLLPAPAQPRYGKWSRRYLVERGFLREPAAPTPALISDEVSGSPSSGESPDQVLEIGGGRTSDADGAPASISREVICLPSHAGRDCDPPQSEVCATASGAVTPSRDDSGTAGPAHEDGGPGRCESGQSQGRVSPLVADSVMTQSRLSASASRDFPGREGTGGGGSGREGPGLDGTGRQGAPPGRRRKRRSNRGRSVP, from the coding sequence ATGAGTGTCCCAGGTGCGGACGCGAGGAGCACGAATGAGGTCTTCGGCTACATCGTGCGACTGGCGACCCTGTCGGCCAAGCACATGACCGACTACGTGCTGGACATGGGTACCGCCGTCATGTTCGCGAACGGCAACCTGGCCGTCCTCGAGCAGGCGGTTGCCGCCGGCCTTCTCGAGTACATCGAAGTCGACGGGGCCCGCAAGGTCCGCCTGATCGACGACCCTGCTTTCATTCACATCAGGCTGAAGGAGGACGTCGAGCACGACCGGCAGCAGAACAACGACACGCGGAACCCGAATCTCAAGGGGCCGGTGATTCTGCGCGACGGGGACACCTGCAGGTGGTGCGGCAAGCACGTCACGTGGTCTGGCCCTCACGGCAAGTACAAGGCGACCATCGACCACCTGGAGCCGGGCAAGCCGGGGACGGTGGACACGATGGTGGTCGCCTGCATGCCCTGCAACAGCGCTCGCCAGCAGGACGACATGGGCACCTGGTCGACCTATCACCAGCTGCTTCCAGCGCCTGCCCAGCCCAGGTACGGCAAGTGGTCTCGCCGCTACCTCGTGGAGCGCGGATTCCTTCGGGAGCCTGCTGCTCCGACTCCTGCCTTGATCTCGGATGAGGTCTCAGGTTCGCCCTCGTCGGGCGAGTCCCCGGACCAGGTCCTTGAGATCGGTGGGGGCCGTACGTCGGACGCCGATGGTGCGCCCGCGAGTATCTCCCGGGAGGTGATCTGCCTGCCCTCGCATGCGGGGCGGGACTGTGATCCTCCACAGAGTGAAGTCTGTGCCACTGCCAGTGGCGCTGTGACGCCCTCCCGGGATGACTCCGGCACCGCGGGGCCCGCGCATGAGGACGGCGGCCCTGGTCGCTGCGAGTCAGGCCAGAGTCAGGGCAGAGTCAGCCCACTAGTCGCTGACTCAGTCATGACTCAGTCGCGACTCAGTGCCTCTGCAAGTCGCGACTTTCCGGGTAGGGAAGGGACGGGTGGGGGCGGGTCGGGCAGGGAAGGGCCTGGTCTGGACGGGACGGGGAGGCAGGGCGCGCCGCCTGGGAGGCGCAGGAAGCGAAGGTCGAACCGTGGGAGGAGTGTGCCTTGA
- a CDS encoding helix-turn-helix domain-containing protein, which produces MSVSEETKANRIWLTTAQAADRLAVSKRTLMRLRQSGAGPRFHKRGQIVRYRADDVDRWMGGDTSREAR; this is translated from the coding sequence GTGAGCGTGAGCGAGGAGACAAAGGCGAACCGCATTTGGCTGACGACTGCGCAGGCGGCAGACCGCTTGGCAGTCTCGAAGCGGACTCTGATGAGGCTCAGGCAGTCAGGTGCTGGCCCGAGGTTCCACAAGCGCGGGCAGATCGTCAGGTACAGGGCTGACGATGTCGACAGGTGGATGGGAGGTGACACCTCGCGTGAAGCGCGTTGA
- a CDS encoding RusA family crossover junction endodeoxyribonuclease — MTGREIEFFVAGTPVPEGSTKYLGHRGGRPIIVHDSPDLVAWRQAVALVAANEAAKAGWDLPLDEPVSVTTKFFMPRPKSAPGRALPAVKPDLDKLVRAVGDALGTRLLREDSRIVRWAADKVYVGQGGQPGVAIAVVRDVGGAEE, encoded by the coding sequence ATGACCGGGCGGGAGATCGAGTTCTTCGTGGCCGGCACTCCAGTGCCTGAGGGGTCGACAAAATACCTCGGGCACCGAGGAGGTCGTCCAATCATCGTGCACGACAGCCCCGATCTGGTGGCGTGGCGGCAGGCCGTCGCCCTGGTGGCCGCGAACGAGGCGGCGAAAGCCGGCTGGGACCTTCCATTGGACGAGCCAGTGTCGGTCACGACCAAGTTCTTCATGCCGCGCCCCAAGAGCGCGCCGGGCCGAGCATTGCCGGCGGTGAAACCCGATTTGGACAAGCTCGTCCGCGCTGTCGGTGACGCCTTGGGAACCCGACTGTTGCGAGAGGACTCGCGGATCGTCAGATGGGCTGCCGACAAGGTGTACGTGGGACAGGGCGGCCAGCCAGGCGTGGCCATCGCGGTCGTTCGCGACGTCGGCGGAGCGGAGGAGTGA
- a CDS encoding ParB N-terminal domain-containing protein, which translates to METMADAAELEVVELAPDQVQLDDNVRKDTALSDEFLASVEALGVIAPVVASRDALGQIIVHDGQRRVLAARKIGLARIPVLIAPAPGSPEARVVEQLALNEARAALTTGELADAARQLELFGMEPDTIARKVGRRPAEVRHLLRAAASREAAAVVRRLPDLTIVQAARLAELAESPACDEETLRGIEEQLTGSPEQGDHIIAKALKDVQVEERMRELEASFAERGITCVRERSEDWVAAGGSRLARYSTLVDKKTGKPLEEQEQERRPGLVVVLRDTTDGVIASYCCHRDKAAGLVDRWYFSQSAPKAAEKTDEERAAEAAERRRVIEGNRASDAAKEVRTAYAQALVRQGTSESILTTLVDFFGHAGGHAGWVLDPPAALLQDAGVLPAKVTVEAWGRLNQAQAKKTLLAAVLTTCENRMGRSFWRHVRAAGGFGHRPFRVPMECWYLRFLARQGYALADVEREYCEACEKLVAAENAKTERGGKK; encoded by the coding sequence ATGGAGACGATGGCAGATGCAGCGGAGTTGGAGGTCGTGGAGCTCGCGCCGGACCAGGTGCAGCTGGACGACAACGTTCGCAAGGACACGGCCCTGTCCGATGAGTTCTTGGCTTCGGTCGAGGCCTTGGGCGTGATCGCCCCGGTGGTGGCTTCACGTGACGCCCTAGGGCAGATCATCGTGCATGACGGACAGCGGCGCGTGCTGGCCGCCCGCAAGATCGGCTTGGCACGGATCCCAGTGCTGATCGCGCCAGCGCCCGGCTCGCCGGAGGCCAGGGTGGTCGAGCAGCTCGCGTTGAACGAGGCCAGGGCGGCGCTGACGACTGGCGAGCTGGCTGACGCGGCCCGCCAGCTGGAGCTGTTCGGCATGGAGCCTGACACGATCGCCCGCAAGGTAGGCCGCCGCCCGGCGGAGGTCAGGCACCTTCTGCGCGCTGCCGCATCGCGTGAGGCGGCTGCGGTGGTCAGACGTCTGCCTGACCTGACGATCGTGCAGGCCGCACGCTTGGCAGAGCTGGCGGAGTCGCCGGCCTGCGACGAGGAGACGTTGCGCGGAATCGAGGAGCAGCTGACGGGATCTCCGGAGCAGGGGGATCACATCATCGCCAAAGCGTTGAAGGACGTGCAGGTCGAGGAGCGGATGCGTGAGCTCGAGGCGAGCTTCGCCGAACGCGGCATCACGTGCGTGCGCGAAAGGTCCGAGGACTGGGTAGCGGCCGGCGGAAGCAGGCTGGCGCGGTACTCGACCCTCGTGGACAAGAAAACCGGGAAACCGCTGGAGGAGCAGGAGCAGGAGAGACGCCCGGGCCTGGTCGTCGTCCTGCGAGACACAACGGACGGCGTGATCGCGAGCTACTGCTGCCACCGTGACAAGGCGGCCGGCCTGGTGGACCGGTGGTACTTCAGTCAGAGCGCGCCGAAAGCGGCCGAGAAGACTGACGAGGAGCGGGCGGCTGAAGCGGCTGAACGCCGCAGGGTCATCGAGGGGAACAGAGCGTCCGACGCGGCCAAGGAAGTGCGAACAGCCTACGCGCAGGCACTGGTACGTCAGGGGACGAGTGAGAGCATTTTGACGACTCTGGTCGATTTCTTCGGCCATGCCGGCGGCCACGCCGGGTGGGTGCTGGACCCGCCCGCGGCCCTGCTGCAGGACGCAGGAGTGCTGCCAGCAAAAGTCACAGTGGAAGCGTGGGGGCGGTTGAACCAAGCACAGGCGAAGAAGACACTCTTGGCAGCCGTGTTGACAACCTGCGAAAACCGGATGGGCCGCAGCTTCTGGCGACATGTCAGGGCCGCAGGCGGATTCGGCCATCGCCCGTTCCGCGTGCCGATGGAGTGCTGGTACCTGCGATTCCTCGCACGACAGGGCTACGCACTGGCCGACGTCGAGCGCGAGTACTGCGAGGCCTGCGAAAAGCTGGTTGCCGCCGAGAACGCGAAAACCGAGCGGGGAGGCAAGAAATGA
- a CDS encoding helix-turn-helix domain-containing protein: MSARKRPGGSAPPPEALFDPEVWYAAREIARRLSVTRQTVDRWCSEGLVRGMKIRGSVRFLGRDLNSLMVPIGPPPAA, translated from the coding sequence GTGAGTGCTCGCAAACGGCCTGGGGGTTCTGCTCCCCCGCCGGAGGCTCTGTTCGACCCGGAGGTCTGGTACGCGGCCCGCGAGATTGCGCGGCGCTTGTCGGTGACCAGGCAGACGGTGGACAGGTGGTGCTCAGAGGGCTTGGTGCGCGGCATGAAGATCCGCGGCTCGGTCCGGTTCCTGGGGAGGGACCTGAACTCGTTGATGGTGCCGATCGGCCCACCGCCAGCCGCGTGA
- a CDS encoding helix-turn-helix domain-containing protein yields MVITHIGLGAKVAKLIDRKRTQAGKSVVALSNESGIPRATLIRRLNTGSGFTVEELELIANTMGTTAAALVTEAENTALAASSGEVA; encoded by the coding sequence ATGGTCATCACGCACATCGGACTCGGCGCAAAGGTCGCCAAGCTCATCGATCGGAAGCGAACCCAAGCAGGGAAATCCGTCGTCGCCCTCAGCAACGAGAGCGGAATCCCACGGGCAACACTCATCCGCAGACTCAACACGGGCTCCGGCTTCACAGTCGAGGAACTTGAACTCATCGCCAACACCATGGGCACAACTGCCGCCGCCCTCGTGACCGAAGCCGAGAACACAGCGCTCGCGGCTTCGTCTGGGGAGGTGGCGTGA
- a CDS encoding helix-turn-helix domain-containing protein encodes MVSRDGTHGSGLNAALAAEVRAERAAQQLTIADLAASSGIPARTLIRLLKAERAITVNSLADIASGLGLSSGLLLQRAEQRAARDGASAPVSLPSAPPADTGDFGEGGFDWLQMAAHDVGYAPEDEQGSGGFVDGA; translated from the coding sequence ATGGTTTCACGAGACGGCACACACGGAAGTGGCCTCAACGCCGCCTTGGCGGCGGAGGTCCGTGCTGAACGCGCGGCGCAGCAGCTGACCATCGCTGACCTCGCTGCCAGCAGCGGGATCCCAGCGCGGACGCTGATCCGCCTGCTGAAGGCTGAGCGCGCCATCACCGTCAACTCCCTAGCCGACATTGCTTCTGGCCTCGGGTTGTCAAGTGGCCTTCTGCTTCAGCGCGCCGAACAACGCGCTGCCCGAGATGGCGCATCCGCCCCCGTTTCGCTACCTTCTGCGCCCCCTGCTGACACGGGTGATTTCGGCGAGGGTGGGTTCGACTGGTTGCAGATGGCCGCCCACGACGTTGGCTACGCGCCGGAGGACGAGCAGGGGAGTGGTGGGTTCGTGGACGGGGCCTGA